In Deinococcus psychrotolerans, a genomic segment contains:
- a CDS encoding ABC transporter permease, whose amino-acid sequence MLTLIALEFRKLFGARSARLAVLICVLLPWIWPLAPRLKEVYNLVIVSGWQVPTLSLITITQFLLPLLVALTCAEMIGSEISQGTLAPLILRPIDRSRIIIAKLITALIYPAMLLTVLLVASMVAGLRFGFGDFSGGTGLGPGLFVGVGQLSSGEAFGQVLRSFFLDALALMPIAALALLFAVLYLNTAAAALATLATIQIMNMLVVFPEALQKILITTYLDLYSRQGDLTQPIILMVIYTVGFSVLAIFAFEKRDL is encoded by the coding sequence ATGCTGACTCTCATTGCTCTTGAATTTCGCAAGCTGTTCGGTGCCCGCAGCGCCCGCTTGGCCGTTCTCATCTGCGTGCTGCTGCCGTGGATTTGGCCGCTCGCCCCGCGCCTCAAAGAAGTGTATAACCTGGTCATCGTCAGCGGCTGGCAAGTGCCGACGCTCTCGCTGATTACCATCACCCAGTTTTTGCTGCCGCTCTTGGTGGCCCTGACCTGCGCCGAGATGATCGGCAGCGAGATTTCGCAGGGCACGCTGGCTCCGCTGATTTTGCGCCCGATTGACCGCAGCCGAATTATCATCGCCAAACTGATTACTGCGCTGATTTACCCGGCCATGCTGCTCACCGTGCTGCTGGTGGCCAGTATGGTGGCGGGCCTGCGCTTCGGCTTCGGCGATTTCAGCGGCGGCACCGGGCTGGGGCCGGGCCTATTCGTGGGCGTGGGCCAACTCAGCAGCGGCGAGGCGTTTGGCCAAGTGCTGCGCTCCTTTTTCCTCGACGCCCTGGCGCTGATGCCGATTGCGGCGCTGGCCCTGCTCTTCGCGGTGCTTTACCTCAACACGGCGGCGGCGGCGCTGGCTACGCTGGCCACCATCCAGATCATGAATATGTTGGTGGTCTTTCCCGAAGCGCTGCAAAAGATTTTGATTACCACTTACCTCGATCTCTACAGCCGTCAGGGAGATTTGACACAGCCGATCATCTTAATGGTCATTTACACGGTCGGCTTTTCAGTGTTGGCGATCTTCGCTTTCGAGAAACGGGATTTGTAA
- the era gene encoding GTPase Era: MTDFSSRTDAPTRSGFVAIIGKPNVGKSTLLNTFLGVKVAPTSPRPQTTRKGVRGIYTTDDAQLVFVDTPGIHKPKDAMGKYMNNEVNTALSDVDAVVWVVDLRHPPTDEDRMVARQIRDLPKALTLVGNKTDVAKYPDEAMKLYKALLEGREQLSEVMLSAQNNPARVQELRDQLLSELPENPFFFPRGASSDQSREQWAAEIIREEAMKKLRDELPYAVATRVNSWTERDDGLQRIEGEIIVEKSSHKGMVIGAGGKQLREIGQAARKQLEVFLNHKVYLGLEVIVINGWREDVEALRELGYE, encoded by the coding sequence ATGACGGATTTCTCTTCCAGAACCGACGCGCCGACCCGTTCAGGGTTCGTGGCGATTATCGGCAAGCCCAATGTGGGCAAAAGCACTCTCCTCAATACCTTTTTGGGTGTCAAGGTGGCCCCGACCAGCCCCCGCCCGCAAACCACCCGCAAAGGGGTGCGCGGCATCTACACCACCGACGACGCGCAGCTCGTCTTTGTGGATACCCCCGGCATTCACAAGCCCAAAGACGCTATGGGCAAGTACATGAACAACGAAGTCAATACGGCTCTGAGCGACGTGGACGCGGTGGTGTGGGTGGTGGATCTGCGCCATCCGCCCACCGACGAAGACCGAATGGTGGCCCGCCAGATTCGGGATTTGCCCAAGGCGCTGACCTTGGTGGGCAACAAAACCGACGTGGCCAAGTACCCCGACGAGGCCATGAAGCTGTATAAGGCGTTGCTGGAAGGCCGCGAACAGCTCAGCGAAGTGATGCTCAGCGCCCAGAACAATCCGGCGCGGGTACAGGAGCTGCGCGACCAACTTCTCTCGGAGCTGCCGGAGAATCCCTTTTTCTTTCCGCGTGGAGCCAGCAGCGATCAGAGCCGCGAGCAGTGGGCCGCCGAGATCATCCGCGAGGAAGCCATGAAGAAGTTGCGCGACGAGTTGCCTTACGCGGTGGCCACCCGCGTCAACTCGTGGACGGAGCGTGACGACGGCCTTCAGCGTATCGAGGGTGAGATCATCGTTGAAAAAAGCTCCCACAAAGGTATGGTCATCGGCGCAGGCGGCAAGCAACTGCGCGAAATCGGTCAAGCGGCCCGCAAGCAACTCGAAGTCTTCCTGAACCACAAAGTCTATCTGGGCTTGGAAGTCATCGTGATCAACGGTTGGCGTGAAGACGTTGAGGCTCTACGCGAGTTGGGATACGAGTAA
- a CDS encoding DUF2330 domain-containing protein — MKRLKRRTYTLLSFALASSALGFCGFFVAKGDTKLFNRSNQVVIARDGKRSVFTMMNDYQGDAKDFARIVPIPVVPKREDLSIGDPSIIKKLDAYSAPRLVEYFDEDPCAPPPVMMDAVPAPSAAPMQKSEARANALGVKIEASYQVGEYDIVILSAKQQDGLATYLRGEGYKLPAGADEMLGGYIKGGMKFFVVRVNMERFDKSGGGFLNPIVLSYTSDKFMLPIRLGTLNSPGEQDLTVYLLSPYGRVETSNYRTAPIPTDKEVPMLVQDQFGSFYRHVFRKAYEREGKSVAFMEYAWNTNNCDPCAGEPPTAAELKKAGVFWEQQQGFGGRSVPLPPPGQGSIRPSGNGEAKPVFLTRLHVRYTRATFPEDLQFKLTDNQDTFQGRYILRHPAESGKTCAASKSYTASLKRRAELQAQTLANLTGWDINHIRQRMAE, encoded by the coding sequence ATGAAACGACTCAAGCGGCGCACCTACACTCTGCTCAGCTTCGCTCTGGCTTCGTCGGCGCTGGGATTTTGCGGCTTTTTTGTGGCCAAAGGTGACACCAAGCTGTTTAACCGCAGCAATCAGGTGGTGATCGCCCGCGACGGCAAACGCAGCGTGTTCACCATGATGAACGACTATCAGGGCGACGCCAAAGACTTTGCCCGCATCGTGCCGATTCCGGTGGTGCCGAAGCGCGAGGATCTGAGCATCGGCGATCCCAGCATCATCAAAAAGCTGGACGCCTACAGCGCACCGAGGCTGGTGGAATATTTTGACGAAGACCCGTGTGCGCCTCCGCCCGTGATGATGGATGCTGTGCCCGCGCCGAGTGCAGCTCCCATGCAAAAATCGGAGGCCCGCGCCAATGCCTTGGGCGTCAAAATTGAAGCCAGCTATCAGGTGGGCGAGTACGACATCGTGATTTTGAGCGCCAAGCAGCAAGACGGCCTCGCCACTTATTTGCGCGGCGAAGGCTATAAGTTACCCGCTGGAGCCGATGAAATGCTGGGCGGCTACATCAAAGGCGGCATGAAATTCTTCGTGGTGCGTGTCAATATGGAGCGCTTCGATAAGAGCGGCGGCGGATTCCTCAATCCGATTGTACTGTCTTACACGTCCGACAAGTTTATGTTGCCGATTCGCCTCGGCACGCTCAACTCGCCGGGTGAGCAAGATTTGACGGTGTATCTGCTTTCGCCGTATGGCCGGGTGGAAACCAGCAATTACCGCACCGCGCCGATTCCTACCGACAAAGAAGTGCCGATGCTGGTTCAAGATCAGTTCGGTTCCTTTTACCGTCATGTGTTTCGTAAAGCTTACGAGCGTGAAGGCAAAAGCGTAGCTTTTATGGAGTATGCCTGGAACACCAACAACTGCGATCCCTGCGCGGGTGAGCCGCCGACGGCCGCCGAACTCAAGAAAGCGGGGGTGTTCTGGGAGCAGCAGCAGGGCTTCGGCGGCAGGTCGGTGCCGTTACCGCCGCCGGGCCAGGGTTCTATCCGGCCGAGCGGAAACGGTGAAGCCAAGCCGGTGTTCCTCACGCGCCTGCACGTGCGCTATACCCGCGCCACCTTTCCCGAAGATTTGCAGTTCAAGCTCACTGACAATCAAGACACCTTTCAGGGCCGCTACATTCTGCGCCACCCTGCTGAGAGTGGCAAAACCTGCGCGGCCAGCAAGAGTTACACCGCTTCACTCAAGCGCCGAGCTGAGCTGCAAGCCCAGACGCTGGCCAATCTGACCGGCTGGGACATCAACCACATCCGGCAGCGCATGGCCGAGTAG
- a CDS encoding YebC/PmpR family DNA-binding transcriptional regulator, whose protein sequence is MAGHSKWSQIKRKKGANDKKRSATISKHLRAITAAVRSGGSGDPAGNLSLKNSIAAAKTDNVPVDNIDNAIKRAISSESGATEYKEAVYEGYGPGGTALYVETLTDNVNRTVAEVRSVFSKKGGSMGNSGSVAWQFENKGLIYLPENSEAAQETAIELGAEDLQEGEEGLEISTAPNDLYAVSEGLTEKGFKVESAQLSRVPSSTVAVSGDDVSKLMTLIEALEDLDDVQNVYSNAEWPEDTDE, encoded by the coding sequence ATGGCAGGACACAGCAAATGGTCGCAGATCAAACGGAAAAAGGGAGCCAACGACAAAAAGCGTTCGGCCACCATCAGCAAACACCTTCGGGCCATCACGGCAGCGGTTCGCTCCGGCGGCAGCGGCGACCCTGCGGGCAATCTGAGCCTCAAAAACTCGATTGCCGCCGCCAAAACAGACAACGTGCCAGTCGACAATATCGACAACGCCATCAAGCGGGCCATCAGCAGCGAGAGTGGGGCCACCGAGTACAAGGAAGCGGTCTACGAGGGCTACGGCCCCGGCGGAACCGCTCTTTACGTCGAAACGCTGACCGACAATGTCAACCGCACGGTGGCCGAAGTCCGCAGTGTGTTTAGCAAAAAGGGCGGCAGCATGGGCAACAGCGGCTCGGTAGCGTGGCAGTTTGAAAACAAGGGCCTGATCTACTTGCCGGAAAACTCCGAAGCCGCGCAGGAAACCGCCATCGAACTCGGCGCGGAAGACTTGCAGGAAGGCGAGGAAGGCTTGGAGATCAGCACCGCGCCCAACGATTTGTATGCGGTTTCAGAAGGCCTCACCGAAAAAGGCTTCAAAGTGGAGAGCGCCCAGCTTTCACGGGTGCCCAGCAGCACGGTGGCGGTCAGCGGCGATGACGTGAGCAAGCTGATGACGCTCATCGAAGCGCTCGAAGATTTGGACGACGTACAAAACGTTTATTCCAACGCCGAGTGGCCGGAAGACACCGACGAATAG
- a CDS encoding Uma2 family endonuclease has protein sequence MSVEDYLRTEELSPVKREYVGGFVYPLHGATRSQAGTSKAHMRISLNIIKAVDAAATRLGCRTSMADMKLRIEDSNAFYYPDVMVACEPDNGEAYFETEPCLLVEVLSKGTASVDRHAKYQAYTAIPSLQTYLIVEQNERRVYAYGRGVKQWQLSEMVGQGDIALPCLNLSLSLDEIYFGVLEG, from the coding sequence ATGAGTGTTGAGGACTACTTGCGTACCGAGGAACTCAGCCCCGTCAAGCGTGAGTACGTGGGCGGATTCGTGTATCCGCTGCACGGCGCTACGCGTTCACAGGCGGGGACGAGCAAAGCCCATATGCGGATCAGCCTCAACATCATCAAAGCGGTGGATGCTGCTGCCACACGCTTAGGCTGCCGCACCTCCATGGCCGATATGAAACTGCGAATAGAAGATAGTAATGCCTTTTACTACCCCGACGTGATGGTGGCGTGCGAGCCCGACAACGGGGAGGCGTATTTTGAAACGGAACCGTGTTTATTGGTCGAGGTTCTTTCCAAAGGCACCGCCAGCGTTGACCGGCACGCCAAATATCAGGCCTACACTGCTATCCCCAGTCTTCAGACTTATCTGATCGTGGAGCAGAACGAGCGGCGGGTTTACGCCTACGGACGCGGCGTTAAGCAGTGGCAACTCAGCGAGATGGTTGGGCAAGGCGATATTGCTTTGCCGTGCCTGAATCTCTCGCTGAGCTTGGATGAAATTTACTTCGGGGTGCTGGAGGGCTGA
- a CDS encoding Rrf2 family transcriptional regulator — MRLSTTDIYAFQALGYLGTQEAQRWVSSEEISEHTHIARPYLVRILAALSAKGVVKSKKGIGGGYSLARRPQLISLCEVVRAVDGPVAPLSCISLNWRESCVEEERCHARNTIYTRMRDAMLSVLQEFSVQDLVIDAQQGVSYGHCLGHLLKPNA; from the coding sequence ATGCGCTTATCCACCACCGACATCTATGCTTTTCAGGCGCTGGGCTACCTCGGCACGCAGGAGGCTCAGCGCTGGGTGTCCAGCGAAGAGATCAGCGAACACACCCATATCGCTCGGCCCTATTTGGTGCGGATTCTAGCCGCACTCAGCGCCAAAGGCGTGGTGAAAAGCAAAAAAGGGATCGGCGGCGGCTACTCCCTCGCGCGCAGGCCGCAGCTCATTTCGCTGTGCGAGGTGGTTCGCGCCGTGGACGGGCCGGTGGCTCCGCTGTCTTGCATCAGCCTAAACTGGCGCGAGAGCTGCGTGGAAGAAGAGCGCTGCCACGCCCGCAACACGATTTATACCCGCATGAGAGACGCCATGCTCTCGGTGCTGCAAGAATTCAGCGTGCAGGATTTGGTGATCGACGCCCAGCAGGGGGTGAGCTACGGCCACTGCTTGGGGCACCTGCTCAAGCCCAACGCCTGA
- a CDS encoding Ohr family peroxiredoxin, producing the protein MDSQDDQLKVRLAVPTELGGNGREGSTPEQLFAAALASCFESAMGAAARAEHYPEFGVMGVRAEVGLIANGEAHDLTGALDITLPELTREQAQHLVDKGKAICAYSRALGDKIEYRLHES; encoded by the coding sequence GTGGACAGCCAAGACGATCAACTCAAAGTTCGCCTGGCCGTACCCACCGAACTCGGCGGCAACGGCAGAGAAGGCAGCACGCCGGAGCAGCTCTTTGCCGCCGCGCTGGCGTCCTGCTTTGAAAGCGCGATGGGCGCAGCCGCCCGCGCCGAGCACTATCCCGAGTTCGGGGTGATGGGCGTGCGGGCCGAGGTCGGCTTGATTGCCAACGGTGAGGCGCATGATTTGACGGGAGCGCTGGACATCACCCTGCCCGAATTGACGCGGGAGCAAGCCCAGCACCTCGTCGATAAAGGCAAAGCCATCTGCGCCTACAGCCGCGCTCTGGGTGACAAGATCGAATACCGTCTTCACGAATCCTGA
- a CDS encoding ABC transporter ATP-binding protein: MLSPASPPVIRRLYGLLLPYRRTVLIGMCCLIGSVAAELYPPLVWGRVVDLGLMKRDWRFVGWQLALLVVIFAAQQVLAAWRGLLLERAGQQLTFDLRMRLYNKLAGQSAAYFESQRSGDLLSRVTADVDGIQDVLLRGTDAVLGNALRLIGVVAIFIALQPLLGVIVTLPMLVVGLLLRRYNSNVRPAYRAARNRLGDLSALIADRLAGIRVVQGFAREDAEAQKVEAIGESLYQEGVKAVQLRNRAFPVVRFVSNFGNILMLGGGVLLISRGQFTLGGLLAYRGYGRYFYGPIDDLVNINDLLQRAEASGRRIFQVLDAPQQIAELPGARPLAQPVRGEVAFEHITFGYDSAAPVLKALSLHVPAGQRVALLGASGAGKSTLIGLLTRTYDPQAGRVTLDGQDVSELTLPSLRRAATVMQQDTFLFHDTVLENVRYARPDATPEEVQAALTVAGAAEFVAALPQGLNTMVGERGVRLSGGQRQRLAIARVLLANPAVLLLDEPTSALDTESETQIVGALERLMRGRTALIVTHRLSLARSADRIVVLEGGEIVEDGKPEVLRRLRGGRYAALEQAALLSEGVLADD; this comes from the coding sequence ATGCTCTCCCCAGCTTCTCCACCGGTTATTCGCCGCCTTTACGGCTTGCTGCTGCCTTACCGCCGCACCGTGCTGATCGGGATGTGCTGCTTGATCGGCAGTGTGGCCGCCGAACTCTATCCACCGCTGGTGTGGGGCCGGGTGGTGGATTTGGGCCTCATGAAACGCGATTGGCGCTTTGTCGGCTGGCAACTGGCGCTGCTGGTGGTCATCTTCGCCGCGCAGCAGGTGTTGGCCGCTTGGCGCGGGCTGCTGCTGGAGCGGGCCGGGCAGCAACTGACTTTTGATCTGAGGATGCGGCTGTACAACAAACTGGCCGGGCAATCGGCGGCTTACTTTGAGTCTCAGCGCAGCGGCGACCTGCTTTCCCGCGTCACCGCCGACGTGGACGGCATTCAAGATGTGCTGCTGCGCGGCACCGACGCCGTGCTGGGCAACGCCCTGCGCTTAATCGGGGTGGTCGCTATTTTTATCGCCCTCCAACCGCTGCTGGGCGTGATCGTGACGCTGCCGATGCTGGTGGTGGGCTTGCTGCTGCGGCGCTACAACAGCAACGTTCGCCCGGCTTACCGCGCGGCCCGGAACCGCCTCGGCGATTTGTCGGCGCTGATCGCCGACCGGCTGGCGGGTATCCGGGTGGTGCAGGGCTTTGCCCGCGAGGACGCCGAGGCCCAGAAAGTAGAAGCCATCGGTGAGTCGCTCTATCAGGAAGGAGTCAAAGCCGTGCAACTGCGCAACCGGGCTTTTCCGGTGGTGCGCTTCGTGTCCAACTTCGGCAACATCTTGATGCTCGGCGGCGGCGTGCTGCTGATCAGTCGCGGTCAATTTACGCTGGGCGGCCTGCTGGCTTACCGGGGTTACGGACGCTACTTTTACGGCCCGATTGACGACCTGGTCAATATCAACGACTTGTTGCAGCGGGCCGAAGCCAGCGGGCGGCGCATTTTTCAGGTGCTGGACGCGCCGCAGCAGATCGCCGAGTTGCCCGGCGCTCGCCCACTCGCTCAGCCTGTACGCGGCGAGGTGGCTTTCGAGCACATCACCTTTGGCTACGACTCCGCCGCGCCCGTTTTGAAGGCACTGAGCCTGCACGTTCCGGCGGGGCAGCGGGTGGCGCTGCTCGGCGCGTCGGGCGCGGGCAAAAGCACCTTGATCGGACTGCTGACCCGCACCTACGATCCCCAAGCGGGGCGGGTCACCTTAGACGGCCAAGACGTGAGTGAACTGACCTTGCCCTCGCTGCGCCGCGCCGCCACCGTGATGCAGCAAGACACCTTCCTTTTTCACGACACGGTGCTGGAAAATGTCCGGTATGCCCGACCAGACGCCACCCCGGAAGAAGTGCAGGCGGCTTTGACGGTGGCGGGCGCGGCTGAGTTCGTGGCTGCCTTGCCGCAGGGCCTGAACACCATGGTCGGTGAGCGCGGTGTGCGGCTGTCGGGCGGCCAGCGCCAACGCCTCGCCATCGCGCGGGTGCTGCTGGCCAACCCCGCCGTGCTGCTGCTCGACGAACCCACCAGCGCCCTGGACACCGAATCGGAAACGCAGATCGTCGGCGCTCTGGAACGCTTGATGCGGGGCCGCACCGCCTTAATCGTCACCCACCGCTTGTCGCTGGCCCGCAGCGCCGACCGGATCGTGGTGCTGGAAGGCGGTGAAATCGTGGAGGACGGCAAGCCCGAAGTGCTGCGCCGCCTGCGCGGTGGCCGCTACGCCGCGCTGGAGCAGGCCGCTCTGCTCTCCGAGGGCGTGCTGGCCGATGACTGA
- a CDS encoding DUF4395 domain-containing protein, whose amino-acid sequence MQTDLSALKFNQLSVVGLTAAALLFRQPWLIAALGAAMLAGAVWPKRSPMKAAYLAASPLLGLKPNLVGESPEAHHFAQGVGGAFLLASALALLSGLTGLGVVLGFVVIGLVLLNLTKSVCVGCWMYFQYKMLRYRLTAKA is encoded by the coding sequence GTGCAAACTGACCTCTCGGCCCTCAAGTTCAACCAGCTCAGCGTGGTGGGCCTCACTGCCGCCGCGCTGCTGTTTCGCCAGCCTTGGCTGATCGCCGCGCTGGGTGCCGCCATGCTCGCGGGAGCGGTGTGGCCCAAGCGCAGCCCCATGAAAGCGGCTTACCTGGCTGCGTCTCCCCTGCTGGGCCTGAAGCCCAATCTTGTGGGCGAGTCGCCTGAAGCGCACCACTTCGCGCAGGGCGTCGGCGGCGCATTCTTGCTGGCTTCGGCGCTGGCACTGCTGAGCGGCCTCACCGGACTGGGCGTGGTTCTCGGCTTCGTGGTGATTGGCTTGGTGCTGCTCAACTTGACCAAAAGCGTTTGTGTGGGGTGTTGGATGTACTTCCAGTACAAAATGCTGCGCTACCGCCTGACCGCCAAAGCCTGA